In Chitinivibrionales bacterium, the following are encoded in one genomic region:
- the pheA gene encoding prephenate dehydratase — MAIAFAGERGSFSELAAVEFFGGKQKPVPVQEFHNVFTAVASEEIKYGIVPIENSMAGSIHQNYDLLLENDLHIWGEVYLRVSHCLIANKGVSKKDIKTVYSHPQALAQCKKYLASMKKTEPFPVSNTARGVRKIKEEKLNDAAAIASMQAAIDYNMQILSKRIEDYKFNTTRFLILSKNYRKKIPAKDNTKTSIVFTTKDIPGALFKSLSVFALRDINLLKIESRPLQGKNFEYLFYLDFEGKSDSEAQRNAINHLQEITSFLRILGSYPTGELKHPEYRKRI, encoded by the coding sequence ATGGCCATAGCATTTGCCGGAGAACGGGGTTCTTTCAGCGAACTCGCTGCAGTTGAATTCTTTGGAGGAAAACAGAAACCGGTTCCTGTTCAGGAATTTCATAATGTCTTTACAGCGGTGGCCAGTGAAGAAATCAAATACGGCATTGTTCCTATTGAAAATTCGATGGCCGGAAGTATTCATCAGAATTACGATCTTCTCCTCGAAAATGATCTTCACATATGGGGTGAAGTCTATCTCAGGGTTTCACACTGTCTTATTGCCAACAAAGGGGTATCTAAAAAAGATATAAAAACAGTCTATTCTCATCCCCAGGCCCTTGCGCAATGCAAAAAGTATCTGGCATCGATGAAAAAGACGGAACCTTTCCCTGTTTCCAACACGGCGCGGGGAGTCCGCAAGATCAAAGAAGAAAAGCTCAACGATGCCGCGGCAATCGCCTCAATGCAGGCCGCAATCGATTACAACATGCAGATACTCTCAAAGCGGATTGAAGACTATAAATTTAATACAACCCGTTTTTTGATACTTTCAAAAAATTATCGAAAAAAAATACCCGCAAAAGACAACACGAAAACATCGATTGTTTTCACCACAAAAGACATTCCCGGCGCGCTGTTCAAATCTCTCAGTGTTTTTGCCCTTCGTGACATCAACCTTTTGAAAATCGAATCCCGTCCTTTGCAAGGGAAAAATTTCGAATATCTCTTTTATCTGGATTTTGAAGGGAAATCCGACAGTGAGGCTCAGAGGAATGCAATAAATCACCTGCAGGAGATAACCTCATTTCTCCGCATTCTGGGCTCCTATCCAACAGGAGAACTGAAACACCCTGAATATCGAAAACGGATATAA
- the mtgA gene encoding monofunctional biosynthetic peptidoglycan transglycosylase: MNIENFSVKKVIGILFKIIKSIFLLYAVLFSLAGTAAIFYAYKFVTRPVNEVKSLAHTAPPASVYMKKREADLKKAARGDSIHHTFIPFDSISPYLKNAVIASEDDGFYLHPGFDIRAIAKAFEKNVSRNKLKYGGSTITQQLAKNLFLSGERTFARKIKELIYTILLERYLTKDRILELYLNYAQWGKNIFGCEAAAQKYFKKSCINLTLWEAARMAAVLAKPATMTPHYTKSKFMWKRLRVIAENLYQRKLIDDSGYTTLTGIKPPEPEVNWQDTITAPDTGESLQP; the protein is encoded by the coding sequence ATAAATATAGAAAATTTCAGTGTGAAAAAAGTAATCGGGATACTATTTAAAATCATAAAATCGATTTTTCTTCTTTATGCAGTCCTGTTTTCTCTTGCAGGAACGGCAGCTATTTTTTATGCCTATAAATTCGTAACCCGTCCTGTCAATGAAGTCAAATCTCTTGCCCATACCGCTCCCCCAGCAAGTGTGTATATGAAAAAACGGGAAGCGGACCTGAAAAAAGCGGCTAGGGGTGATTCAATACACCACACATTCATTCCCTTCGACTCGATATCTCCCTACCTTAAAAATGCGGTGATAGCATCGGAAGACGACGGTTTTTATCTACATCCAGGCTTTGACATCCGCGCGATTGCGAAGGCTTTTGAAAAAAATGTTTCCCGCAACAAGCTTAAATACGGCGGAAGTACTATTACCCAGCAGCTGGCAAAAAACCTCTTTTTAAGCGGTGAAAGAACATTTGCTCGAAAAATCAAAGAACTGATCTATACCATACTGCTGGAAAGATATCTGACAAAAGACCGGATATTAGAGTTATATTTAAATTACGCCCAGTGGGGAAAAAATATTTTTGGATGCGAAGCTGCAGCGCAGAAATATTTCAAAAAATCCTGTATTAATCTGACCCTCTGGGAAGCTGCCCGTATGGCGGCAGTACTGGCAAAACCGGCCACCATGACCCCTCACTACACAAAATCAAAATTCATGTGGAAACGCCTCAGAGTGATTGCTGAAAATCTCTATCAGCGAAAACTGATCGATGATTCCGGGTATACCACCCTTACCGGTATCAAACCACCCGAACCGGAAGTGAATTGGCAGGATACGATTACGGCGCCTGACACGGGGGAGAGTTTACAACCCTAA
- a CDS encoding MMPL family transporter: MKKVNPLAEFSVEKRVTITMFILIVVVFGLLALSKLGLDMLPDITFPMVSVVSQYPGAAPEEIEQLITAPLEGVVSGVNSVKKITSQSSEGISTILVEFEWGTNLDYAAQDIKDNIDFLRDFLPDEMTEPVIFKFNPSAFPIMIFGVSGPYNAYKITRFIEDNVQDRLQRIDGVAAAAAVGEKYREIQVACNPTRLKHRGIGITAVIQALRLQNMNTPAGYFIDNNTDYLFRAIGQFESIEDIENTIIGMSPDRTPIRLRDVARVRDTFREQRNRIRMNGRESAFLVVNKRSGANTLRVSKRVGERLDKVRELFPNMEFVEIIDQGRPVRKVTGATAWNALTGGILAITFMFMFLMNIRPTLTIAVAMPLSIITTFIALYIAGYTLNLMTLGGLALGVGMLIDNSIVVIENIYRHLEQKSLSRKDAAKHGASEVAMAIIASTMTTIVVFLPIIFSEGLASQLFRGVALTIIFSLLSSLFVALTIVPMLASVIFKERRFRETAQWFVPLRNLYATVLKWVLKHHGVTVLLVTVVLLLFGAVGGRYLGREFMPVADGNQFVLQIDLPIGTPLNETARLCGQIEEMLREYDEVETVFEIIGRSEMERGGDQAVITGPHSAQIFIRLCDAKERKHSEQDLQDIFRSRLPRLKNTSYTFMSLGMISQSEKPVNIHVLGKDLDVIEEISGNLVASISQIRGLRDIETSFSRGRPEFHFVINRQKALTFGLVPTEIQQTLEAANLGKIATQLRTGDDEIDVRVLVGKRYRDNLDEIRNIPLQTRMGTTVPLSHVVDIRETAGPTIIRHDNKMRVGVVDANLADRDLGSAIADIKTATASIQEALPQGYAIEFKGEFEDMTETFGQLLLGLLVAILLVYMVMASQFESLIHPLVIMSTMPLSIIGVVIILLITGKSLSVVAAIGIVILAGIVVNNGIVLVDYVNKLRREGMEIKDALIEAGRTRLRPVLITAGTTIFGMLPMALSRSEGSELRSPMALTVIGGLFSATFFTLFIVPVAYLYFDVFGLWLKKMMKKIIG, encoded by the coding sequence ATGAAAAAAGTAAATCCTCTCGCGGAATTTTCGGTTGAGAAGCGGGTGACAATCACGATGTTTATCCTTATCGTGGTTGTTTTCGGATTACTCGCCTTATCGAAACTCGGTCTCGACATGCTTCCCGACATTACGTTTCCTATGGTAAGTGTCGTTTCTCAATATCCCGGCGCGGCTCCCGAAGAAATCGAACAGTTGATTACGGCGCCTCTGGAAGGGGTGGTTTCGGGAGTTAACAGTGTTAAAAAAATTACCTCCCAGTCTTCGGAGGGGATTTCGACGATTCTGGTCGAGTTTGAATGGGGGACCAATCTCGATTATGCCGCCCAGGATATCAAAGACAATATCGATTTTTTAAGGGATTTCCTTCCCGATGAAATGACCGAACCGGTGATTTTCAAATTCAATCCCTCTGCGTTTCCGATTATGATTTTTGGAGTGTCGGGCCCCTATAATGCCTATAAAATCACCCGGTTTATTGAAGATAATGTCCAGGACCGTCTTCAGCGTATCGATGGTGTTGCTGCGGCAGCGGCTGTTGGAGAAAAATACCGGGAAATACAGGTCGCCTGCAACCCGACCAGGCTCAAACATCGTGGCATCGGAATTACCGCGGTTATTCAGGCGCTGCGTCTGCAGAATATGAACACTCCGGCAGGCTATTTTATCGATAACAACACCGATTATCTTTTCAGGGCTATCGGCCAGTTTGAGTCTATCGAAGATATCGAGAATACGATCATCGGGATGTCGCCGGACCGGACACCGATTCGTCTCAGGGATGTCGCCAGGGTGAGGGATACATTCAGGGAACAGCGGAACAGAATCCGCATGAACGGCAGAGAAAGCGCATTCCTTGTCGTTAATAAACGGAGCGGAGCAAATACGCTCCGTGTATCCAAAAGAGTAGGGGAAAGACTCGATAAGGTCCGGGAACTCTTCCCGAATATGGAGTTTGTTGAAATAATCGATCAGGGAAGACCGGTCAGGAAAGTTACCGGTGCAACGGCATGGAACGCCCTTACAGGAGGCATTCTGGCAATAACGTTTATGTTCATGTTTCTCATGAATATCAGGCCAACCCTTACTATTGCCGTAGCCATGCCCCTGTCGATAATTACCACCTTTATTGCCTTGTATATTGCAGGTTATACACTCAATTTGATGACCCTCGGAGGGCTTGCCCTCGGGGTAGGCATGCTTATCGACAACTCCATTGTGGTGATTGAAAATATCTACCGTCATCTCGAACAGAAATCCCTGTCCCGTAAAGATGCGGCAAAGCATGGTGCGTCTGAAGTTGCCATGGCGATAATTGCATCCACGATGACAACAATTGTGGTATTCCTTCCTATCATTTTTTCCGAAGGACTGGCCAGTCAGCTGTTTCGGGGTGTTGCGCTGACAATCATATTTTCACTTCTTTCGAGTCTTTTTGTGGCATTGACCATTGTGCCCATGCTGGCATCGGTCATTTTCAAAGAGCGGCGTTTCCGGGAAACGGCCCAATGGTTTGTCCCCCTCCGGAATCTCTATGCAACCGTACTGAAGTGGGTATTGAAACACCATGGGGTAACGGTACTGCTCGTGACGGTTGTTTTATTGCTTTTCGGTGCTGTCGGTGGACGGTATCTTGGAAGAGAATTTATGCCTGTTGCCGATGGTAATCAGTTTGTTCTTCAAATCGATCTTCCTATCGGCACTCCTTTAAACGAGACCGCACGGCTCTGCGGACAGATAGAGGAAATGCTTCGTGAATACGATGAGGTGGAGACGGTTTTTGAAATCATCGGGCGGAGTGAAATGGAGCGGGGGGGAGATCAGGCGGTCATTACCGGCCCCCATTCGGCACAGATATTTATTCGTCTCTGCGATGCAAAGGAACGGAAACATTCGGAACAGGATCTGCAGGATATTTTCAGAAGCCGTCTGCCAAGGCTGAAAAACACTTCCTACACATTCATGTCGCTTGGTATGATCTCCCAGAGCGAAAAACCGGTCAATATTCACGTGCTGGGCAAGGATCTGGATGTTATTGAAGAGATCAGCGGGAATCTGGTTGCATCGATTTCGCAGATCAGAGGACTCAGGGATATCGAAACCTCTTTCTCCCGGGGAAGGCCTGAGTTTCATTTTGTGATCAATCGGCAGAAAGCATTGACCTTCGGACTGGTCCCCACCGAAATCCAACAAACACTCGAAGCGGCAAATCTGGGAAAAATCGCTACACAACTGCGGACCGGTGATGATGAAATCGATGTGCGGGTACTGGTGGGGAAACGATACCGGGACAATCTCGACGAAATCCGGAATATCCCCCTACAAACACGCATGGGCACAACTGTTCCTTTAAGTCATGTGGTCGATATCAGAGAGACTGCAGGTCCTACAATTATCAGGCACGACAATAAAATGAGGGTGGGGGTTGTGGATGCAAATCTGGCCGATCGCGATCTCGGCTCGGCAATAGCGGATATTAAGACGGCGACGGCATCCATACAAGAGGCATTACCCCAAGGGTATGCTATTGAATTCAAAGGTGAATTTGAAGATATGACAGAGACATTCGGTCAACTTCTTCTGGGGCTTTTAGTGGCGATACTGCTGGTGTATATGGTGATGGCTTCCCAGTTCGAAAGTCTGATTCATCCACTGGTAATAATGAGTACCATGCCGCTCAGTATTATCGGGGTTGTAATAATCCTTCTCATTACCGGAAAAAGTTTGTCGGTAGTAGCCGCCATTGGAATTGTCATTCTTGCCGGAATCGTTGTTAACAACGGTATTGTTCTGGTCGATTATGTAAACAAGCTTCGAAGGGAAGGCATGGAAATCAAAGATGCGCTGATTGAGGCTGGGCGGACCCGGTTGCGGCCGGTGCTGATCACCGCAGGAACCACAATCTTCGGTATGCTTCCCATGGCCCTCTCTCGCTCCGAGGGTTCCGAATTGCGTTCACCAATGGCACTTACTGTCATCGGCGGCCTGTTCAGCGCAACGTTCTTCACCCTCTTCATTGTTCCGGTCGCCTACCTCTATTTCGATGTTTTCGGTTTATGGCTCAAGAAAATGATGAAAAAGATAATAGGATAA
- a CDS encoding efflux RND transporter periplasmic adaptor subunit, translating to MKYVVGIIGVLLILTAGCSRKKDLSQKETDPIRMSVAVARVENRTLYKKRSFSGVLEAYKKADLAPLQPGRVKRIPFQIGDYVRRGQTLVVMNDAGLVAAVARFQPLKKQYERSQNLFANKAISKAEYEKIEAEYLAVKRTVDNLEENTTIKAPFSGLVTSVAVEEGELYSPGVSGLPGAPSGLVQITQLHPLKLDLDLDETTVSKVEKGMNVELSTDVLLDTTITGTILWVNPLANSSSHTFQVRLTVPNKKQLLKAGYFMEAHIVIDKKDYVLAVPKNAVIDNKLFVVSDSVALSREVQIGWIGDTYVEIVSGVSENDQVVVSGNRALPDSAIVKVVGSK from the coding sequence ATGAAATACGTTGTGGGTATAATTGGTGTTCTTCTGATATTGACAGCCGGTTGCAGCCGGAAAAAAGATTTGTCCCAAAAGGAAACAGACCCGATCAGGATGAGTGTCGCGGTGGCCCGGGTGGAGAACCGGACTCTCTATAAAAAACGCTCCTTTTCAGGGGTACTCGAGGCCTACAAAAAAGCGGATCTGGCGCCATTGCAGCCGGGAAGAGTCAAGCGGATTCCCTTTCAAATAGGTGACTATGTAAGAAGAGGACAAACCCTTGTTGTTATGAACGATGCCGGTCTTGTGGCTGCAGTGGCCCGGTTTCAACCCCTGAAAAAACAGTACGAACGGTCACAGAATCTCTTTGCAAACAAGGCTATATCAAAGGCCGAGTATGAAAAGATTGAAGCGGAATATCTTGCCGTAAAAAGGACGGTGGATAATCTCGAAGAAAACACCACTATCAAGGCCCCTTTCTCGGGCCTTGTTACATCGGTTGCTGTTGAAGAAGGCGAGTTGTATTCACCGGGAGTAAGCGGCCTGCCGGGTGCCCCTTCCGGACTGGTCCAGATCACTCAGCTCCATCCGCTTAAACTCGACCTTGATCTCGATGAAACCACCGTTTCCAAAGTTGAGAAAGGTATGAACGTTGAGCTTTCCACCGATGTTTTGCTCGACACCACAATAACCGGCACGATACTATGGGTGAATCCACTGGCGAATTCATCGAGCCACACCTTTCAGGTACGCCTGACCGTTCCAAATAAAAAGCAGCTTCTTAAAGCCGGCTATTTCATGGAGGCCCATATTGTGATCGATAAGAAAGACTATGTTCTTGCCGTGCCGAAAAATGCGGTTATTGACAACAAACTATTTGTCGTTTCCGATTCGGTTGCTCTTTCCCGGGAGGTGCAAATCGGTTGGATCGGTGATACCTATGTCGAAATAGTTTCGGGGGTTTCGGAAAATGATCAGGTTGTCGTATCGGGTAACCGGGCTCTTCCGGACAGTGCTATTGTCAAGGTTGTCGGCAGCAAATGA
- a CDS encoding YraN family protein: protein MPENTRKKGRAAENQAAEYLISEGYQIVTRNYQTRGGELDIIAEDSRGVLVFVEVKASFGPGYGNPLFRVSRAKQRNLIRMARWYLMEHEIKDKPCRFDVIAFQKDKVDHLKNAFLA from the coding sequence ATGCCGGAAAATACCCGAAAAAAAGGACGGGCCGCCGAAAATCAGGCAGCGGAGTATCTGATTTCTGAAGGATATCAGATTGTTACCCGCAATTATCAGACCCGGGGGGGAGAGCTCGATATTATTGCAGAAGACTCCAGGGGAGTGCTTGTTTTTGTTGAAGTCAAGGCGTCATTTGGTCCGGGGTACGGCAATCCACTCTTCCGGGTTTCACGGGCAAAACAACGAAATCTGATCAGAATGGCCAGATGGTATCTGATGGAACACGAAATAAAAGACAAGCCCTGCCGGTTTGATGTTATCGCTTTTCAGAAAGACAAGGTCGATCACCTGAAGAATGCTTTTTTAGCCTGA
- a CDS encoding protein kinase has protein sequence MSKEHPIDKFDWMPERIGHYKILGMLGMGGMGAIYKAEQEPLNRIVAMKVLLPVTSKSEESMMRFEIEAKAISMLQHQNIINIYEYGIENTYRYFAMQYVDGKNLAQRIAERKSMPYSDIIDISKQICRALRYAHEKNVIHRDIKPQNVLIDKSGTVLLSDFGIAKIFTHNTITMTGVAVGTPEYMSPEQAEGKTPDVQTDIYSLGIVMYEMVTGLPPFTGDNAVAIAYKQVHELPPPPSAKRKDIPKRLELIILKALKKDKKERYHSITEMLEHLDSVDIDEKIERPTLSISGFKVKAKSYHKGDTVVDKRITDRRSGDRRRHRSTMWGVPWWAVPFHTEFWIETWNNQWLSLVLIGALAMLFLLHILSGH, from the coding sequence ATGAGTAAAGAGCACCCGATAGATAAATTCGACTGGATGCCTGAACGAATCGGGCACTATAAAATTCTTGGCATGCTCGGTATGGGAGGAATGGGCGCCATCTATAAGGCCGAACAGGAACCTCTGAACCGTATTGTCGCGATGAAAGTTCTTCTCCCGGTGACCTCAAAAAGTGAAGAATCCATGATGCGGTTCGAAATTGAAGCAAAAGCGATATCCATGCTCCAGCATCAGAATATTATCAATATTTATGAGTATGGCATCGAAAACACCTATCGCTATTTTGCCATGCAATATGTGGACGGCAAAAATCTGGCTCAGCGTATCGCCGAGAGAAAGAGTATGCCCTATTCGGATATTATCGACATTTCCAAGCAGATATGCAGGGCATTGCGGTATGCCCACGAAAAAAATGTAATCCACCGTGATATCAAACCGCAGAATGTCCTTATTGATAAAAGCGGTACGGTGCTTTTGAGTGACTTTGGAATCGCTAAAATATTTACCCACAACACCATAACCATGACCGGTGTCGCTGTCGGCACACCCGAATACATGTCTCCTGAGCAGGCTGAGGGGAAAACTCCCGATGTTCAGACAGATATCTATTCTCTGGGGATTGTGATGTATGAGATGGTGACCGGGCTCCCGCCTTTTACCGGAGACAATGCCGTTGCCATCGCCTACAAGCAGGTTCATGAATTACCCCCGCCGCCCTCGGCAAAACGAAAAGATATCCCCAAGCGGCTTGAGCTTATTATTCTCAAGGCCCTCAAAAAAGATAAAAAAGAGCGGTACCATTCAATTACCGAAATGCTCGAACACCTGGACTCGGTCGATATCGATGAAAAGATCGAACGGCCCACTCTGTCGATTTCCGGGTTCAAGGTGAAAGCAAAAAGTTACCATAAGGGCGATACGGTTGTCGACAAGCGGATTACCGACCGGAGAAGCGGTGACCGCCGGCGACATCGAAGCACCATGTGGGGGGTTCCGTGGTGGGCGGTCCCTTTTCATACCGAATTCTGGATCGAGACCTGGAATAATCAATGGCTCTCACTGGTCCTTATCGGTGCCCTGGCCATGCTTTTCCTGTTGCACATCTTATCGGGACATTGA
- a CDS encoding FHA domain-containing protein — protein sequence MSSESTRPQTFPFPLTGGVITIGRDPSCDIIVDGMGVSRTHVKIDLTGPVPVLNDHDSSFGTFVNNSQVRMHTISDGDVLAVGIAVFDISLNDSTLILARRYSTDPEDRTFVRQIKDRQITIGRDGSNDIQINHPLVSRFHARMSMNDEGQYSITDLRSNNGTFVNGNPAQNIVLSKDDIIQIGPYRFFFIDGRLMQTDDFNRVKLEVVNITVRTQKSVLLNNVSFEIYPGEFVAVLGPSGAGKTTLAQALTGRIPLQDGNIFYNGLPLKRFFKAFRTSVGYVAQENLLHRELTVLETFREQGILRLPRDSAEIERLDRINEVMDLLELRSAANRRISKLSGGEAKRVHLGIELLSSPTLIFLDEPLAGLDPALIKRFMLLFKKISDKGHTLIITTHLLEQIDQCDRIIFMNKGTLEFNGSPGAIIDELGVDSIAQAYEVTKKSTAPMESRPVKRLTRTSEGVDQQMLRKDQKEVRFYHPKSASFLKQLGMLVIRYAKVLARDVRNLGLLFLQPALIAVLLAFVFSRDMNFLPLSFYFCLTISALWFGGMNSVREIAGEWLCFDREYSVGLSIGAYILSKIVVLGLFAVIQALVFSGCLFLIFENINQTLSTVLLIITASCGGVLFGLCISAFSGNVRQAISWLPIILIPQIFYSGILIPFDRMTAPGRFLSLLTVSKPVFTLFKRQAMLEQSIWLWTEWRSLFCLFAGLIILMVVSIRWRRII from the coding sequence ATGTCTTCAGAATCAACCAGGCCGCAAACATTTCCTTTCCCCTTAACCGGCGGCGTCATCACAATCGGCCGGGATCCATCCTGTGATATCATCGTTGACGGCATGGGTGTCTCACGAACTCATGTAAAAATCGACTTAACCGGCCCTGTGCCGGTATTGAACGACCACGACAGCTCTTTTGGTACCTTTGTCAATAATTCACAGGTAAGAATGCATACCATCAGTGACGGCGATGTGCTTGCGGTAGGAATTGCCGTTTTTGATATCTCTCTGAACGATTCGACACTCATTCTGGCACGGCGATATTCGACAGATCCTGAAGATCGTACATTCGTGAGGCAAATAAAAGATCGGCAGATTACGATCGGCAGGGATGGCAGCAACGATATCCAGATAAATCATCCACTGGTATCGCGGTTCCATGCACGGATGAGCATGAACGACGAGGGGCAGTATTCTATCACCGACCTTCGAAGCAATAACGGCACTTTTGTTAATGGTAATCCTGCGCAGAATATTGTACTGTCCAAAGATGACATAATTCAGATTGGTCCCTACCGATTCTTTTTTATTGACGGCCGTTTGATGCAGACCGATGACTTTAACCGTGTCAAGCTCGAGGTGGTAAACATTACTGTTCGCACTCAAAAATCCGTGCTTTTGAATAATGTATCCTTTGAAATATATCCGGGAGAATTTGTTGCTGTTCTGGGACCTTCAGGTGCGGGAAAAACCACCCTTGCTCAGGCCCTTACCGGCCGGATCCCGTTGCAGGACGGCAATATTTTTTATAACGGCCTTCCCTTAAAACGCTTTTTCAAGGCATTCCGTACCAGCGTAGGATATGTAGCCCAGGAGAACCTTCTTCACCGGGAATTAACGGTGCTCGAAACATTCAGAGAGCAGGGCATTCTGCGCCTTCCCAGAGACAGTGCCGAAATCGAGCGTCTGGACAGGATCAACGAAGTAATGGATCTTTTAGAGCTGCGAAGCGCCGCCAATCGCCGTATCTCGAAACTCTCGGGAGGAGAAGCAAAACGAGTCCACCTCGGCATAGAGCTTCTTTCTTCACCAACCCTGATTTTTCTTGATGAACCTCTTGCCGGACTGGATCCTGCATTGATCAAACGGTTTATGCTTCTATTCAAAAAAATATCAGATAAAGGGCATACTCTGATTATTACAACCCATCTTCTGGAGCAGATCGATCAATGTGACCGAATTATCTTTATGAACAAAGGTACGCTGGAATTCAACGGATCGCCCGGTGCTATTATCGATGAGCTGGGAGTCGATTCAATTGCCCAGGCCTACGAAGTTACAAAAAAATCAACAGCACCAATGGAAAGCAGGCCGGTAAAGCGACTTACGAGGACCTCCGAAGGGGTCGATCAGCAAATGCTTCGAAAAGATCAGAAAGAGGTTCGGTTTTATCATCCCAAATCGGCCTCCTTTTTAAAACAGCTGGGAATGCTGGTGATCAGATATGCCAAAGTACTGGCACGGGATGTCCGTAATCTCGGGCTTCTTTTTCTTCAGCCGGCACTCATTGCTGTTTTACTCGCCTTTGTTTTTTCCAGGGATATGAATTTCCTTCCCCTTTCCTTTTATTTCTGTCTTACTATTTCGGCTCTCTGGTTCGGCGGAATGAATTCTGTTCGTGAAATTGCCGGCGAATGGCTCTGTTTTGATCGGGAATACAGTGTTGGTTTATCTATTGGCGCCTATATCCTTTCCAAAATAGTGGTTTTGGGCCTATTTGCCGTTATTCAAGCACTGGTATTCAGTGGTTGTCTCTTTTTGATTTTTGAAAATATCAATCAAACATTGAGCACTGTTCTGCTGATCATTACCGCTTCCTGTGGAGGAGTGTTGTTTGGTTTGTGTATCAGTGCCTTTTCCGGTAATGTACGGCAGGCGATCAGCTGGCTTCCGATCATATTGATTCCTCAGATTTTTTACTCGGGGATTCTGATCCCTTTCGACAGAATGACTGCGCCGGGACGGTTTTTGTCACTCTTAACCGTGTCAAAACCGGTATTTACCCTTTTCAAGCGCCAGGCCATGCTGGAACAATCGATCTGGCTCTGGACCGAATGGCGCTCACTCTTCTGTCTCTTTGCAGGATTAATTATTTTAATGGTAGTCTCGATCCGTTGGCGACGGATTATATAA
- a CDS encoding guanylate kinase → MSSKGKIFVVSAPSGAGKTTLLNYLKAAIPNMVYSISATTRKPRAGEVDGIHYFFLSDEEFKKRIEDNEFAEWQVVHGNYYGTPKGFVDRVTGSGDHIIMDIDVYGKKKFDVVYPEAVGILILPPSLEVLERRLHKRGTDSEETISIRLNNARKEIEFAEKEGKYEYTVHNDKLEDAQKKLIQIVTKEIEGK, encoded by the coding sequence TTGAGTTCTAAAGGAAAAATATTTGTTGTTTCGGCCCCATCAGGTGCGGGGAAAACAACGCTTCTCAATTATCTCAAAGCAGCCATACCAAATATGGTCTATTCCATTTCGGCCACAACCCGGAAGCCACGGGCCGGTGAAGTCGATGGTATTCATTATTTTTTCCTTTCTGATGAGGAATTTAAGAAACGTATCGAAGACAATGAATTCGCCGAATGGCAGGTCGTTCACGGCAATTATTATGGGACACCAAAGGGGTTTGTCGACAGGGTTACCGGTTCTGGAGATCATATTATCATGGACATCGATGTTTATGGGAAGAAAAAATTTGATGTTGTCTATCCTGAAGCCGTGGGCATACTCATTTTGCCGCCTTCACTGGAAGTTCTGGAACGCCGCTTGCACAAAAGAGGGACCGACAGCGAAGAAACAATCAGTATCAGGTTGAATAATGCCAGAAAAGAGATTGAGTTTGCCGAAAAAGAGGGCAAATATGAATATACTGTGCATAACGATAAACTTGAAGATGCACAAAAGAAGTTGATCCAAATAGTCACAAAGGAAATCGAGGGAAAATAG